In Pseudomonas deceptionensis, a single window of DNA contains:
- a CDS encoding vWA domain-containing protein, with amino-acid sequence MLLNLFNEMRAAKVPVSVRELLDLINALKNHVTFADMDEFYYLARTILVKDERHFDKFDRAFGAYFNGLQNLNEHLEALIPEDWLRKEFERSLTDEDRAQLQSLGGLDKLIEAFQQRLEEQKERHAGGNKWIGTGGTSPFGSGGYHPEGIRVGDAGARQGKAAKVWEQREYKNLDDQVELGTRNIKIALRRLRKFARQGAADELDIDGTIDHTARDAGLLNIQMRPERRNNIKLLLLFDIGGSMDAHVKICEELFSACRTEFKHLEYYYFHNFIYESVWKNNQRRQSERISTQDLLNKYGADYKVIFIGDASMGPYEITHAGGSVEHWNEEPGYKWMQRFMEKYKKLVWINPYPKDTWHYTASTGIVRDLIEDRMYPLTLEGLEEGMRFLAK; translated from the coding sequence ATGCTGCTTAATCTGTTCAATGAAATGCGTGCGGCCAAGGTGCCGGTTTCAGTGCGTGAGCTGCTGGACCTGATCAACGCCCTGAAGAACCACGTGACCTTCGCCGACATGGACGAGTTTTATTACCTGGCGCGCACGATCCTGGTAAAGGACGAGCGCCATTTCGACAAGTTCGACCGGGCGTTCGGCGCCTATTTCAACGGTTTGCAAAACCTCAATGAGCACCTTGAAGCGTTGATCCCCGAAGACTGGCTGCGCAAGGAGTTCGAGCGCTCGCTGACCGACGAGGATCGTGCGCAGCTCCAGTCCCTGGGCGGCCTGGACAAACTGATCGAGGCGTTCCAGCAACGCCTTGAGGAACAAAAGGAACGCCATGCCGGCGGCAATAAATGGATCGGCACCGGCGGCACCAGCCCGTTCGGCTCGGGCGGCTACCATCCCGAAGGCATTCGCGTAGGCGATGCCGGGGCGCGCCAGGGCAAGGCGGCCAAGGTCTGGGAGCAGCGCGAGTACAAGAACCTCGACGATCAGGTCGAGCTGGGCACGCGCAATATCAAGATCGCGCTACGGCGCCTGCGCAAGTTTGCCCGCCAGGGCGCGGCAGATGAGCTGGACATCGATGGCACCATCGACCATACCGCCCGTGATGCAGGGCTGCTGAACATTCAGATGCGGCCCGAGCGGCGCAACAACATCAAGCTGCTGTTGCTGTTCGATATCGGCGGCTCGATGGACGCCCACGTGAAGATTTGCGAGGAGTTGTTTTCAGCCTGCAGGACCGAGTTCAAGCACCTGGAGTACTACTACTTCCACAACTTCATTTATGAGTCCGTGTGGAAGAACAACCAGCGCCGCCAGTCCGAGCGCATCTCGACCCAGGACCTGCTGAACAAGTACGGCGCCGATTACAAAGTGATCTTTATTGGCGACGCCTCAATGGGCCCGTACGAGATCACCCACGCAGGGGGCAGTGTCGAGCACTGGAACGAAGAGCCGGGTTACAAGTGGATGCAGCGCTTCATGGAGAAGTACAAAAAGCTGGTCTGGATCAACCCGTACCCCAAGGACACCTGGCACTACACGGCCTCGACCGGCATCGTGCGTGACTTGATCGAAGACCGCATGTACCCGCTGACGCTTGAGGGGCTGGAAGAAGGGATGCGGTTTTTGGCGAAGTAA
- a CDS encoding biotin-dependent carboxyltransferase family protein: MSRLLIQASTPLCLLQDAGRFGVRHLGVTQGGAADWLSMAWANWLLGNSPDAAVIEITLGGLTLVAQADCTLALAGADLSAAVDGQALKPWRSFDLKKGQTLTFTQPLIGARAYLAAPAGFNAPQVLGSCATVVREQLGGPDGFGRGLAAGDELTYGGHAQPLRELARELQPGFSPNPELDVVLGAQIGAFSGQSTFDAFNSLWTLDTRADRMGIRLLGPALVYQGAPMISEGIPLGAIQVPPDGQPIVLLNDRQTIGGYPRLGALTPLSLARLAQCLPGEGVHMRPTTQEAAQRQMVGFMQRFG, translated from the coding sequence ATGAGCCGTTTACTGATTCAGGCCAGCACCCCGTTGTGCCTGCTGCAAGATGCCGGACGTTTTGGCGTACGACACCTGGGCGTGACCCAGGGCGGGGCCGCGGACTGGTTGTCGATGGCCTGGGCCAACTGGTTGCTGGGCAATTCACCGGATGCGGCGGTGATCGAAATCACCCTTGGTGGCTTGACCCTTGTTGCCCAGGCCGATTGCACCCTTGCACTGGCGGGCGCGGACCTTTCGGCCGCAGTGGACGGGCAGGCGCTGAAGCCTTGGCGCAGTTTCGACCTGAAAAAGGGCCAGACCCTGACCTTCACCCAGCCACTGATCGGTGCTCGCGCTTATCTGGCGGCCCCTGCCGGTTTTAATGCGCCTCAAGTACTGGGCAGCTGCGCCACCGTGGTCCGCGAACAGCTTGGCGGGCCGGATGGCTTTGGCCGCGGTTTGGCCGCAGGTGATGAGCTGACTTATGGCGGGCATGCACAGCCGCTGCGCGAACTGGCCCGTGAGCTGCAACCCGGGTTCAGTCCAAATCCTGAGCTGGACGTGGTGTTGGGTGCACAAATTGGTGCTTTCAGCGGGCAAAGCACGTTCGATGCCTTCAACAGCCTGTGGACCCTGGACACTCGCGCCGACCGCATGGGTATCCGTTTACTGGGGCCCGCACTGGTTTACCAGGGCGCACCGATGATTTCAGAAGGGATACCGCTGGGCGCGATTCAAGTGCCGCCTGATGGCCAGCCGATTGTGCTGCTCAATGATCGTCAGACCATTGGCGGCTACCCGCGCCTTGGCGCCTTGACGCCCTTGTCGCTGGCGCGACTGGCCCAGTGTTTGCCGGGGGAGGGCGTGCATATGCGCCCAACCACGCAAGAGGCTGCTCAGCGTCAGATGGTGGGGTTCATGCAGCGGTTTGGCTGA
- a CDS encoding 5-oxoprolinase subunit B family protein yields MKPRIEVVAIDCLMLRLFDDIAEANMPWMLAASERLRTSFAGYLIDLVPSYTTLMVHYDGLALSPAQARELIAQAMTGLRPETQSLGQCHVLPVWYDLSVGPELTLLATRAGCTVSEVIRRHSEHEYQVFALGFAPGFAFMGLVEEALAAPRLNTPRKQVASGSVGIAERQTAAYPAQSPGGWNLVGRTPSALFDRERDGYSLMQPGDTVRFEPVSHAEFIRLGGDDTPQEALA; encoded by the coding sequence ATGAAGCCGCGTATCGAAGTGGTGGCCATCGACTGTCTGATGCTGCGTTTGTTCGATGACATTGCAGAAGCCAACATGCCGTGGATGCTGGCTGCCAGCGAACGGCTGCGCACCAGCTTTGCCGGGTATCTGATCGATCTGGTGCCCTCGTATACCACCTTGATGGTGCATTACGACGGGCTGGCGCTGAGCCCGGCCCAGGCCCGCGAACTGATCGCCCAGGCCATGACCGGTCTGCGCCCGGAAACCCAAAGCCTTGGTCAATGCCATGTGCTGCCGGTGTGGTATGACTTGAGTGTTGGCCCGGAACTGACCCTGCTGGCCACGCGTGCCGGCTGCACGGTGAGTGAAGTGATTCGTCGGCACAGCGAGCATGAGTACCAGGTGTTTGCGCTGGGCTTTGCTCCGGGTTTTGCCTTTATGGGGCTGGTCGAAGAGGCACTGGCCGCGCCGCGCCTGAACACTCCGCGCAAGCAGGTGGCCAGTGGTAGCGTCGGGATTGCCGAGCGCCAGACAGCGGCTTACCCGGCGCAATCCCCGGGCGGCTGGAACCTGGTGGGGCGTACCCCGAGCGCACTGTTTGACCGCGAACGCGATGGCTATAGCCTGATGCAGCCCGGCGACACGGTGCGATTCGAGCCTGTTTCCCACGCTGAATTCATCCGCTTGGGCGGTGACGACACACCTCAGGAGGCCCTGGCATGA
- a CDS encoding 5-oxoprolinase subunit PxpA, translating into MSRLLLNCDIGESFGSWTMGLDAEVMPFIDCANIACGFHAGDPGIMRKTVSLALANNVKIGAHPAYQDLAGFGRRSMAYSAQELQDLLHYQIGALDGICRAQGTQVSYVKPHGAMYNDMMANPAQLRAVIQGVAAYDSSLPLMLMATRDNSAAQAMGDEFGVTLWFEAFADRAYDSAGRLVARQLPGAVHHDADVIVQQALTIAAGKALVASDGSALHLHANTLCVHGDNASSVAAVQRIREALNQQVQA; encoded by the coding sequence GTGAGCCGCCTGTTATTGAATTGCGACATTGGTGAGAGTTTCGGCAGCTGGACCATGGGCCTGGATGCTGAGGTCATGCCGTTTATTGACTGCGCCAACATCGCCTGCGGTTTCCATGCGGGTGATCCGGGGATCATGCGTAAAACCGTGAGCCTGGCGCTGGCGAACAACGTAAAAATCGGTGCCCACCCGGCGTATCAGGACCTGGCAGGCTTCGGTCGCCGCTCCATGGCCTATTCGGCGCAAGAGCTGCAAGACCTGCTGCATTATCAGATAGGCGCGCTGGACGGTATCTGCCGGGCCCAGGGCACGCAGGTCAGTTACGTCAAACCCCACGGTGCGATGTACAACGACATGATGGCCAACCCCGCGCAGCTGCGGGCGGTGATTCAGGGCGTGGCCGCTTACGATTCAAGCCTGCCGCTGATGCTGATGGCCACTCGCGACAACAGCGCCGCGCAGGCCATGGGTGATGAATTTGGCGTAACCCTGTGGTTCGAAGCCTTTGCCGACCGCGCCTACGACAGCGCCGGGCGTCTGGTTGCGCGACAACTGCCGGGTGCCGTACACCACGACGCGGATGTCATTGTGCAACAGGCCCTGACCATCGCAGCTGGCAAAGCGCTGGTTGCCAGTGATGGCAGCGCCTTGCACCTGCACGCCAACACGCTGTGTGTACATGGCGATAACGCCAGTTCGGTTGCCGCCGTGCAACGTATTCGCGAGGCCTTGAATCAGCAGGTTCAGGCATGA
- a CDS encoding DUF2937 family protein — protein sequence MFLSYLRLVLFTLGLLIGVQVPGFINDYANRVEAHLIEAQTGLAGFQNTANQFFKGDLQALVAHYQASDDPVFRSDATSLGTLLNRQRLLDEQFQAMQGPWYMRALQVAYAADPAIRQETLNAYTYQVLLSPTAIGWAMAGALLFSFIIEGVLRLIDWVVLGGKRQRERIARRERSF from the coding sequence ATGTTCTTGAGCTACCTGCGGTTGGTGTTGTTTACCCTGGGCCTGTTGATCGGCGTACAAGTGCCGGGGTTTATCAATGATTACGCCAATCGCGTGGAAGCTCATCTGATCGAGGCCCAAACCGGGCTGGCGGGTTTCCAGAACACCGCCAACCAGTTTTTCAAAGGCGACCTGCAAGCCCTGGTGGCGCATTACCAGGCCAGTGACGACCCGGTCTTTCGCAGCGATGCCACGAGCCTGGGCACCTTGCTCAACCGCCAGCGCCTGCTCGATGAGCAGTTCCAGGCCATGCAAGGCCCTTGGTACATGCGCGCCCTGCAAGTGGCCTATGCCGCCGACCCGGCCATCCGCCAGGAAACCCTGAACGCCTACACCTATCAGGTGCTGTTATCGCCTACGGCTATCGGCTGGGCGATGGCCGGTGCTTTGTTGTTTTCCTTCATCATTGAAGGTGTCTTGCGGCTGATCGACTGGGTGGTGCTGGGCGGCAAGCGTCAGCGTGAGCGTATCGCCCGGCGCGAGCGCAGTTTTTAG
- a CDS encoding class II glutamine amidotransferase: MCELLGMSANVPTDIVFSFTGLMLRGGRTGPHRDGWGIAFYEGRGLRLFQDPGASCDSEVALLVQRYPIKSEVVIGHIRQANVGKVCLSNTHPFVRELWGRNWCFAHNGQLADLAPSTRFYRPIGDTDSEAAFCDLLNRVREAFPEPVDVERILPVLVAACAEFRSKGVFNCLLSDGDWLFCYCSTKLAQITRRAPFGPARLKDIDVIVDFQAETTPNDVVTVIATEPLTENETWTRYEPGQWSLWRRGECVVQGTTE, encoded by the coding sequence ATGTGTGAATTATTGGGCATGAGCGCCAACGTCCCGACCGATATTGTGTTCAGCTTCACCGGTCTGATGCTGCGCGGCGGGCGTACTGGCCCGCACCGCGATGGCTGGGGTATTGCCTTCTATGAAGGTCGTGGCCTGCGCCTGTTCCAGGACCCGGGTGCCAGTTGCGACTCCGAGGTCGCTTTGCTGGTACAGCGTTACCCGATCAAAAGCGAAGTGGTGATAGGCCATATCCGTCAGGCCAACGTGGGCAAGGTGTGCCTGTCCAACACTCACCCGTTTGTGCGTGAGTTGTGGGGGCGCAACTGGTGTTTTGCCCACAACGGCCAACTGGCGGACCTGGCACCGAGCACACGTTTTTACCGGCCCATCGGCGACACGGACAGCGAAGCGGCGTTTTGCGACCTGCTCAACCGGGTACGCGAAGCTTTCCCCGAGCCGGTTGATGTCGAGCGCATCCTGCCGGTGCTTGTAGCCGCCTGCGCCGAGTTCCGCAGCAAAGGCGTGTTCAACTGCCTGCTCAGCGACGGCGATTGGCTGTTCTGCTACTGCTCGACCAAGCTGGCGCAGATCACGCGCCGCGCGCCATTTGGTCCTGCACGCCTGAAAGATATCGACGTGATCGTGGACTTTCAGGCCGAAACCACGCCCAACGATGTGGTAACGGTGATCGCCACCGAGCCGCTGACTGAAAACGAAACCTGGACCCGCTACGAGCCGGGCCAGTGGAGCCTGTGGCGACGCGGCGAATGCGTCGTCCAGGGCACAACCGAATAA
- a CDS encoding S9 family peptidase translates to MTESAYANSAPVAHKVEGSDPYSWLQNRDSDEVLDYLKAENEYQEAQLADQANLRETLFQEIKGRIRETDLSLPSPWGPYLYYTRTNAGDEYARHYRCPRPADDSQQVDENAEHLLLDPNALAEGGFISLGAFSISPDHQRLAYSLDTSGEETYRLFVKELSTGAVTELPFENCDGSMTWANDSQTLFFAELDDTHRPYKLLRHTLGEAGAHEVFNEPDGRFFLHCYRSSSEHQLILLLNSKTTSESWVLDADQPRQAFSCLAARVEGHDYSVDHGLYEGQWAWFIRTNQDGINFALYYAFGTVPQRNDWQRLIAHSDSVMLEGMTLNARALCLSLREGGLPIIEIRPEGLPSYRVQLPDAAYSLYVQDSLEFDSKHIRLRYEALNRPAQVRQLTLTTGEQSVLKETPVLGPFNADDYVSQRLWATAPDGTQVPISLVIKRDALGQPAPLYLYGYGAYGESLDPWFSHARLSLLDRGVAFAIAHVRGGGELGEAWYRAGKQEHKHNTFSDFIACAEHLIDQGLTRSEQLVISGGSAGGLLIGAVLNQRPELFKAAIAEVPFVDVLNTMLDPDLPLTVTEYDEWGNPQEPEVYARIKAYAPYENVTAQAYPAMLVIAGYNDSRVQYWEAAKWVAKLRATKTDDHLLLLKTELDAGHGGMSGRYQGLRDVALEYAFVFKVLGI, encoded by the coding sequence ATGACCGAATCAGCCTACGCAAATAGCGCTCCTGTCGCACATAAAGTCGAGGGTTCAGACCCCTACTCGTGGTTACAAAATCGCGATAGCGATGAGGTTTTAGACTATCTGAAAGCCGAGAACGAGTATCAGGAGGCACAGCTGGCCGACCAGGCCAACTTGCGTGAGACGCTGTTTCAGGAGATCAAGGGACGAATCCGCGAGACCGATCTGTCGCTGCCCTCCCCTTGGGGCCCGTATCTGTATTACACGCGCACCAACGCCGGTGACGAATACGCCCGCCATTACCGCTGCCCGCGCCCGGCCGATGACAGCCAGCAGGTCGACGAAAACGCCGAACACTTGCTGCTGGACCCGAACGCCCTGGCCGAAGGCGGGTTTATTTCCCTGGGTGCTTTCAGCATTAGCCCCGATCACCAGCGTCTGGCCTATAGCCTGGACACCAGCGGTGAAGAAACCTACCGCCTGTTTGTCAAAGAGCTGAGCACCGGCGCAGTCACCGAACTGCCCTTTGAAAACTGCGATGGCAGCATGACCTGGGCCAATGACAGCCAGACGCTGTTTTTCGCCGAACTGGACGACACCCATCGTCCGTACAAGCTATTGCGCCACACCCTGGGAGAGGCAGGCGCACACGAAGTTTTTAATGAGCCGGACGGTCGTTTCTTCCTGCATTGCTACCGCTCAAGCTCCGAGCACCAGCTGATTTTGCTGCTCAACAGCAAAACCACCAGCGAAAGCTGGGTACTGGACGCCGATCAGCCCCGACAGGCTTTCAGTTGCCTGGCCGCGCGGGTTGAAGGGCACGACTACAGCGTCGATCACGGCCTCTATGAAGGCCAGTGGGCATGGTTTATCCGTACCAATCAGGACGGGATCAACTTTGCACTGTATTACGCCTTCGGCACTGTGCCCCAGCGCAATGACTGGCAGCGCCTGATCGCCCATAGCGACAGCGTGATGCTCGAAGGCATGACCCTGAACGCCCGGGCTTTGTGCCTGAGCCTGCGCGAAGGTGGCCTGCCAATCATCGAAATCCGCCCTGAAGGTTTGCCATCGTATCGCGTACAACTGCCGGACGCGGCCTACAGCCTGTATGTGCAAGACAGCCTTGAATTTGACAGCAAGCACATCCGCCTGCGCTATGAGGCACTGAATCGCCCGGCACAAGTGCGCCAATTGACCCTGACCACGGGCGAGCAGAGCGTACTCAAGGAGACCCCGGTTCTGGGGCCGTTCAATGCCGATGATTACGTCAGCCAGCGCCTGTGGGCCACTGCACCCGATGGCACTCAGGTGCCGATCAGCCTGGTGATCAAGCGCGACGCGCTTGGCCAACCCGCCCCGCTTTATCTGTATGGCTACGGCGCCTATGGCGAAAGTCTGGACCCATGGTTTTCCCATGCCCGCTTGAGCCTGCTGGACCGCGGCGTGGCGTTTGCCATCGCCCACGTGCGTGGCGGTGGCGAGCTGGGTGAAGCCTGGTACCGCGCCGGCAAGCAGGAACACAAGCACAACACCTTCAGCGACTTTATCGCCTGCGCAGAACACCTGATCGATCAGGGCCTGACCCGCAGCGAACAACTGGTCATCAGCGGTGGCAGTGCCGGTGGGCTGCTGATTGGCGCCGTGCTCAATCAACGCCCGGAGCTGTTCAAGGCGGCCATTGCCGAAGTGCCGTTTGTGGATGTACTGAACACCATGCTCGACCCGGACCTGCCGCTGACCGTCACTGAATATGACGAATGGGGCAACCCGCAAGAGCCTGAGGTTTACGCACGGATCAAGGCTTACGCGCCGTATGAAAACGTCACGGCCCAGGCATACCCGGCGATGCTGGTGATAGCCGGGTACAACGACAGCCGCGTGCAGTACTGGGAAGCCGCCAAGTGGGTCGCCAAACTGCGCGCCACCAAAACCGACGATCATCTGCTGCTGCTCAAGACCGAGCTGGATGCCGGCCATGGCGGCATGAGCGGGCGTTATCAGGGCTTGCGCGATGTGGCGCTGGAATATGCGTTTGTGTTCAAGGTGCTGGGAATTTGA